One genomic region from Microcoleus sp. AS-A8 encodes:
- a CDS encoding carbohydrate ABC transporter permease, with protein MAIAHDQPAQKTSTFNWRKIILPISVFFVVIFFMGPVLWQVLTSFKVNPDISAIPAVYFPTRLTLGHYLSLFVRRPFTLYIINSAFVSITSTLLALALGTPAAYALARMRLSGEKIILGAVLIVTLFPAVLLFLGLLEVVRMTHLGNNYLALILPYTAINLPLTILVMRSFFQQLPKDLEDSAKVDGYNTVEMLIRIVLPMTLPALVTTGILTFISAWNEFIFALTFITRESMKTIPVATAQLSGASAFEIPYGPIAAATVLGTLPLVILVLLFQRKIVQGLTAGAVKG; from the coding sequence ATGGCTATCGCACACGATCAACCCGCTCAAAAAACCTCTACCTTCAACTGGCGAAAAATTATTTTGCCCATCTCTGTTTTTTTTGTCGTTATTTTCTTCATGGGGCCAGTTCTTTGGCAGGTACTAACATCCTTCAAAGTCAATCCAGATATCTCTGCCATTCCCGCTGTTTACTTTCCCACGCGGCTCACCCTCGGACACTATCTGTCTTTATTCGTGCGGCGTCCCTTTACTTTGTACATCATCAATAGTGCGTTTGTTTCCATCACTTCAACATTGCTAGCGTTAGCCTTAGGTACTCCTGCGGCTTATGCCTTGGCACGGATGCGACTATCGGGCGAAAAAATAATCCTTGGAGCTGTCTTGATCGTTACGCTATTTCCGGCAGTTCTGCTTTTTTTGGGACTGTTAGAAGTGGTCAGAATGACCCATTTAGGAAATAACTACTTGGCTCTGATTCTTCCTTACACCGCGATTAATTTGCCGTTAACGATTTTAGTTATGCGGAGTTTTTTCCAACAACTGCCGAAAGATTTGGAAGATTCTGCCAAAGTAGATGGCTACAATACGGTGGAAATGCTAATTAGGATTGTGCTGCCGATGACGCTGCCTGCACTGGTGACAACCGGCATTCTCACCTTTATCTCTGCCTGGAATGAGTTCATTTTTGCCTTAACGTTTATCACCCGCGAATCGATGAAGACAATACCCGTTGCCACAGCTCAGTTAAGCGGGGCATCGGCTTTTGAAATTCCCTATGGGCCGATTGCGGCTGCTACAGTATTAGGAACCTTACCTTTAGTTATACTGGTGCTGTTGTTCCAGCGTAAGATTGTCCAGGGTTTAACCGCTGGTGCTGTCAAAGGATAG
- a CDS encoding sugar ABC transporter permease, with amino-acid sequence MTTAQVRDVIREQEQRTGWFLLLPAIILLLLVFAYPIGRAFWLSLFTQNLGTQLQTEFSGLYNYGRMVGDGRFWRSMWNTSIFTAASVLLELVLGMGVALVLNQSFKGRGIVRTITLIPWALPTALMGLAWAWIFNDQFGVVNDILIRLGIINTGITWLGDPTLAMVAVVLADVWKTTPFIAILLLAGLQSISTDLYEAHSIDGATPWQSFWKITIPLLMPQIVIALLFRFAQAFGIFDLIQVMTGGGPGGATETVSLYIYGTVMRYLDFGYGAALVVVTFVLLIAAVAIAAYFLSRTRANAAGAR; translated from the coding sequence ATGACTACTGCACAGGTAAGAGACGTAATTCGAGAACAAGAACAGCGGACTGGGTGGTTTCTACTCTTACCCGCTATCATCCTACTGTTGCTGGTATTTGCTTATCCCATTGGACGCGCTTTCTGGTTAAGTCTATTCACGCAAAATTTGGGCACCCAACTACAAACAGAATTCTCCGGCTTGTACAACTACGGACGAATGGTGGGCGATGGGCGCTTCTGGCGAAGTATGTGGAACACGAGCATCTTTACCGCCGCCTCCGTTTTACTGGAATTAGTATTAGGAATGGGTGTGGCATTGGTACTCAATCAATCCTTTAAAGGGCGCGGGATTGTCCGAACGATTACCCTAATTCCTTGGGCGTTGCCAACTGCTTTAATGGGACTCGCTTGGGCTTGGATTTTTAATGACCAATTCGGGGTTGTTAATGACATCCTCATACGCTTGGGAATCATTAATACGGGCATTACCTGGCTAGGCGATCCCACTTTAGCTATGGTGGCTGTGGTTCTCGCCGATGTTTGGAAAACAACACCGTTTATTGCCATCCTTTTGTTGGCTGGGTTGCAATCCATTTCCACTGACCTCTACGAGGCTCATTCTATTGATGGGGCGACTCCCTGGCAGAGTTTTTGGAAAATCACCATCCCCCTATTAATGCCCCAAATTGTGATTGCGTTGTTGTTCCGATTTGCCCAAGCGTTCGGCATTTTTGACCTAATTCAGGTGATGACTGGGGGTGGGCCAGGGGGAGCCACGGAAACAGTTTCTCTCTATATTTATGGTACCGTGATGCGTTACTTGGATTTTGGTTATGGAGCGGCACTCGTGGTTGTGACTTTTGTGTTACTGATTGCCGCTGTGGCGATCGCGGCTTATTTCTTGTCCAGAACCCGTGCCAATGCCGCAGGAGCGAGATAG
- a CDS encoding ABC transporter substrate-binding protein yields MKDIKARGVLSRRLQRLIKKLGVPRLLGILFAWILIFQVWILPALTQQPVVITMMTQGQDLANWTPFLEEFQQKNPDIRINVVEGPFDTNLQENLLTSAFLLGDSPYDVLNLDIVWVPKFAAAGWLRPLDDRVPAEQLAEMVENNIDGGRYQGKLYRMPTNSDAGVLYYRTDLLKQIGAKPPETFSEMLGILQNLQKSGAKDTNWGYLWQGRQYEGVSAMFVEVLEGFGGFWVNPDTLEVGLDQPQAIEAVQFLRNTITQGISPRGVTTYGEEETRQIFQSGGAVFLRNWPYVWKLVNQEDSKIRGKVGIQPMLQGAGQAGGSSLGGWGLGISTTTKHPDQAWRLIQYMTSKETMRRFVLETGLISSYKTLFTEPEIMAKYPHFPQLLEAVQQSVLRPPVAQYAQASDILQRYLSAAFTNGMSPQEAMQAAAGETRNLLGRLQPARTSQDSAPAQMLVIRS; encoded by the coding sequence ATGAAAGATATTAAAGCACGAGGCGTCCTATCAAGACGCCTGCAAAGACTAATAAAAAAACTGGGAGTTCCTCGTCTTTTAGGAATCCTTTTTGCATGGATTCTCATCTTCCAAGTTTGGATACTGCCCGCACTGACGCAACAGCCTGTAGTCATCACAATGATGACGCAAGGTCAGGACTTGGCGAATTGGACACCCTTTCTTGAGGAATTTCAACAGAAAAATCCCGACATTCGCATCAATGTTGTAGAAGGGCCATTTGATACCAACCTACAAGAGAACCTCCTCACCTCTGCCTTTCTCTTAGGAGACTCGCCCTACGATGTTCTTAACCTCGATATTGTCTGGGTGCCAAAATTTGCCGCCGCAGGCTGGCTAAGACCTCTGGACGACAGAGTTCCTGCTGAACAATTAGCAGAAATGGTTGAGAACAACATCGACGGTGGGCGCTATCAAGGCAAACTCTATCGGATGCCGACAAACTCCGATGCTGGAGTCCTTTACTACCGCACCGATCTCTTAAAGCAAATTGGCGCGAAACCTCCAGAAACCTTTAGCGAGATGCTGGGAATTCTTCAGAACTTGCAGAAGTCAGGAGCAAAAGATACCAATTGGGGTTACCTCTGGCAAGGCAGGCAGTACGAAGGTGTCTCTGCCATGTTTGTCGAGGTTCTCGAAGGCTTCGGTGGCTTCTGGGTTAACCCAGACACGCTTGAGGTCGGTCTTGACCAGCCGCAGGCCATCGAGGCGGTTCAATTTCTACGCAACACCATTACCCAAGGCATTTCTCCGCGTGGCGTCACTACCTATGGAGAAGAAGAAACTCGCCAGATCTTTCAAAGTGGTGGCGCAGTTTTCTTACGCAACTGGCCCTATGTCTGGAAACTGGTAAATCAGGAAGACTCAAAAATTCGAGGTAAGGTTGGCATCCAACCCATGCTTCAGGGCGCGGGTCAAGCGGGTGGTTCTTCCTTAGGTGGATGGGGTTTAGGAATATCCACGACGACCAAACACCCAGATCAAGCATGGCGACTCATTCAGTACATGACCAGTAAAGAGACGATGCGCCGATTTGTTTTAGAAACGGGGTTGATTTCTAGTTACAAAACCCTGTTTACAGAGCCGGAAATTATGGCGAAATACCCCCACTTTCCGCAACTTTTAGAAGCCGTTCAGCAATCGGTTTTACGGCCTCCTGTTGCCCAATATGCCCAAGCTTCGGATATTTTGCAACGCTATCTCAGCGCGGCTTTTACGAATGGAATGAGTCCACAAGAAGCGATGCAGGCCGCAGCGGGGGAAACCCGTAACTTATTAGGCCGTTTGCAGCCTGCTCGAACTTCTCAAGACTCAGCGCCTGCACAAATGCTTGTGATTCGTTCTTAA